From one Gammaproteobacteria bacterium genomic stretch:
- a CDS encoding DUF4440 domain-containing protein, whose translation MTTNNVETLNMLLLDAIDNGDWETYRELCDFSLTAFEPEALGNLVEGLGFHETYFGSPASGKRKSSVRSPHTRLLGDTAVVAYVRLVQSTTSDGQHSTTAFEETRVWHKIDGSWKNVHFHRSNVGRIELG comes from the coding sequence ATGACTACCAATAACGTGGAAACGCTAAATATGCTGTTACTTGATGCCATTGATAATGGCGACTGGGAAACTTACCGCGAGTTATGTGATTTTTCCCTAACAGCTTTCGAGCCGGAAGCACTCGGTAACTTAGTGGAAGGGTTAGGTTTCCATGAAACTTACTTCGGTAGTCCTGCCTCAGGTAAACGCAAGTCGAGTGTCAGGTCTCCTCACACACGACTACTAGGCGATACTGCTGTGGTCGCCTATGTAAGACTGGTACAAAGCACGACCAGTGATGGTCAGCACAGCACCACAGCCTTTGAAGAAACTCGTGTCTGGCACAAGATTGACGGTAGTTGGAAGAATGTACATTTCCACCGATCAAATGTTGGAAGAATCGAACTGGGTTAA